A region of Tachyglossus aculeatus isolate mTacAcu1 chromosome X4, mTacAcu1.pri, whole genome shotgun sequence DNA encodes the following proteins:
- the PTGR1 gene encoding prostaglandin reductase 1 yields the protein MVRAKCWTLKKHFEGSPTKNNFELKEVELPAIQDGEVLLEALYLSVDPYMRIVKTRLQEGDTMMGGQVARVVESKNAAFPVGSIVVASSGWTSHSISNGQGLELLPEGWPETLPSSLALGTVGMPGLTAYFGLLDICDLKGGETVFVNAAAGAVGSVVGQIAKIKGCKVVGCAGSEEKVAFLKNLGFDVAFNYKTVDSLDETLKKASPDGYNCYFDNVGGEFSNVVINQMKKYGRIALCGAISLYNDKVPQQGPYVQLHLIYKEIRMEGFVFSRWQGATRQKGLKDLLKWVLEGKIQYQEHITEGFENMPTAFIGMLKGDNIGKAIVKV from the exons ATGGTACGAGCTAAGTGCTGGACCCTGAAGAAGCACTTTGAAGGCAGTCCCACCAAGAATAACTTTGAATTGAAGGAGGTTGAGCTCCCCGCAATACAAGATGGAG AAGTGCTTCTTGAAGCTTTGTACCTCAGCGTTGACCCTTACATGAG AATTGTAAAGACTCGTTTGCAAGAAGGTGACACCATGATGGGAGGCCAAGTTGCCAG GGTGGTAGAAAGTAAAAATGCTGCCTTCCCAGTTGGCAGCATTGTGGTGGCTTCATCAGGATGGACATCTCACTCTATCTCTAATGGGCAAGGGCTGGAACTGCTGCCCGAAGGATGGCCAGAGACACTACCTTCATCATTGGCTCTGGGAACAGTTGGCATGCCAGG TTTAACAGCATACTTTGGCCTGTTGGACATCTGTGACTTGAAAGGTGGAGAAACAGTGTTTGTGAATGCAGCTGCTGGAGCTGTAGGTTCCGTGGTGGGACAGATTGCTAAAATAAAA GGCTGCAAAGTTGTTGGCTGTGCAGGCTCCGAAGAAAAGGTGGCATTTCTAAAAAACCTTGGTTTTGATGTTGCCTTTAACTATAAGACAGTGGATTCTTTGGACGAAACACTGAAGAAAGCCTCCCCCGATGGCTACAACTGCTATTTTGATAAC GTAGGTGGAGAGTTTTCCAACGTCGTTATCAATCAGATGAAGAAATATGGGAGGATTGCTTTGTGTGGGGCTATCTCTCTTTACAATGATAAAGTTCCTCAACAAG GACCCTACGTGCAACTTCACCTCATTTATAAGGAGATACGCATGGAAGGGTTTGTTTTCTCACGCTGGCAAGGGGCCACTCGCCAGAAGGGGCTGAAGGACTTGCTGAAATGGGTCTTGGAG ggCAAAATCCAATACCAGGAGCACATTACAGAAGGATTTGAAAACATGCCCACAGCATTCATCGGAATGCTAAAAGGAGACAATATTGGAAAAGCAATTGTGAAAGTTTGA